A part of Myxococcus landrumus genomic DNA contains:
- a CDS encoding ImmA/IrrE family metallo-endopeptidase, protein MAETPRPLFGCMVARQGRAVLFLDSADSIEEQRFTLAHEVAHFVLDHLLPRSWALSVFGESIRPVLDKTRHPTPNEKLSSHFSQIPIGVQVKLMERGPSGTIRSTKVLHAERRADRLAYELLAPSALAQETLSDLPEEEGAAELAARFGLTRAAAREYAQMLLLLRRPPPFSLARMLGGDRR, encoded by the coding sequence GTGGCGGAGACTCCGCGCCCCTTGTTTGGTTGCATGGTCGCGCGCCAGGGCCGCGCCGTGCTCTTCCTCGACAGTGCGGACTCCATCGAGGAGCAGCGCTTCACCCTGGCACACGAGGTGGCCCACTTCGTCCTGGACCACCTGCTGCCACGAAGCTGGGCCTTGAGCGTGTTTGGAGAGTCGATTCGGCCCGTCCTGGACAAGACGCGCCACCCGACGCCCAACGAGAAGCTGTCCTCCCACTTCAGCCAGATTCCCATCGGCGTCCAGGTGAAGCTCATGGAGCGAGGTCCCTCTGGCACCATCCGGTCCACCAAGGTGCTCCACGCCGAGCGCCGCGCGGACCGACTGGCGTATGAGCTGCTCGCGCCCTCCGCGCTCGCGCAGGAGACCTTGAGTGACCTGCCCGAGGAAGAGGGTGCCGCGGAGCTCGCCGCGCGCTTCGGCCTCACGCGTGCCGCGGCTCGAGAGTACGCCCAGATGTTGCTCCTGCTCCGACGTCCGCCGCCCTTCTCACTCGCGCGGATGCTGGGCGGGGACAGGAGATGA